A part of Streptomyces sp. NBC_00557 genomic DNA contains:
- the ccrA gene encoding crotonyl-CoA carboxylase/reductase, giving the protein MKDILDAIQSQDATSADFAALPIPESYRAITVHKDETEMFAGLETRDKDPRKSIHLDEVPVPELGPGEALVAVMASSVNYNSVWTSIFEPVPTFAFLERYGKLSPLTARHDLPYHIIGSDLAGVVLRTGPGVNAWKPGDEVVAHCLSVELESPDGHDDTMLDPEQRIWGFETNFGGLAEIALVKTNQLMPKPNHLTWEEAAAPGLVNSTAYRQLVSRNGAAMKQGDNVLIWGASGGLGSYATQFALAGGANPICVVSSPQKAEICRSMGAEAIIDRNAEGYKFWKDEHTQDPKEWKRFGKRIRELTGGEDIDIVFEHPGRETFGASVYVTRKGGTITTCASTSGYMHEYDNRYLWMSLKRIIGSHFANYREAYEANRLIAKGKIHPTLSKTYSLEDTGQAAYDVHRNLHQGKVGVLCLAPEEGLGVRDHEMRAKHIDAINRFRNV; this is encoded by the coding sequence GTGAAGGACATCCTGGACGCGATCCAGTCGCAGGACGCCACGTCCGCCGACTTCGCCGCCCTGCCGATCCCCGAGTCGTACCGCGCGATCACCGTGCACAAGGACGAGACGGAGATGTTCGCGGGCCTGGAGACCCGCGACAAGGACCCGCGCAAGTCGATCCACCTCGACGAGGTCCCCGTGCCCGAGCTGGGCCCGGGCGAGGCCCTGGTGGCCGTCATGGCCTCCTCGGTGAACTACAACTCGGTGTGGACATCGATCTTCGAGCCGGTGCCGACCTTCGCCTTCCTGGAGCGTTACGGCAAGCTCTCGCCGCTGACCGCGCGGCACGACCTGCCGTACCACATCATCGGCTCCGACCTGGCCGGCGTCGTCCTGCGCACCGGCCCGGGCGTCAACGCCTGGAAGCCCGGCGACGAGGTCGTCGCCCACTGCCTCAGCGTGGAACTCGAGTCCCCCGACGGCCACGACGACACGATGCTCGACCCCGAGCAGCGCATCTGGGGCTTCGAGACCAACTTCGGCGGCCTGGCGGAGATCGCGCTGGTCAAGACGAACCAGCTGATGCCGAAGCCGAACCACCTCACCTGGGAGGAGGCGGCGGCCCCGGGCCTGGTGAACTCCACCGCCTACCGGCAGCTGGTCTCCCGCAACGGCGCCGCCATGAAGCAGGGCGACAACGTCCTGATCTGGGGCGCGAGCGGTGGCCTGGGCTCGTACGCCACGCAGTTCGCGCTCGCGGGCGGCGCCAACCCGATCTGTGTCGTCTCCTCGCCCCAGAAGGCGGAGATCTGCCGCTCGATGGGCGCCGAGGCGATCATCGACCGCAACGCCGAGGGCTACAAGTTCTGGAAGGACGAGCACACCCAGGACCCGAAGGAGTGGAAGCGCTTCGGCAAGCGCATCCGCGAGCTGACCGGCGGCGAGGACATCGACATCGTCTTCGAGCACCCCGGCCGCGAGACCTTCGGCGCCTCGGTCTACGTGACCCGCAAGGGCGGCACCATCACCACCTGCGCCTCCACCTCGGGCTACATGCACGAGTACGACAACCGCTACCTGTGGATGTCGCTGAAGCGGATCATCGGCTCCCACTTCGCCAACTACCGCGAGGCGTACGAGGCCAACCGCCTGATCGCCAAGGGCAAGATCCATCCGACCCTGTCGAAGACGTACTCCCTGGAGGACACCGGCCAGGCGGCGTACGACGTCCACCGCAACCTGCACCAGGGCAAGGTCGGCGTGCTGTGCCTCGCCCCCGAGGAGGGCCTGGGCGTGCGCGACCACGAGATGCGAGCCAAGCACATCGACGCCATCAACCGCTTCCGCAACGTCTGA
- a CDS encoding phosphatidylserine decarboxylase, producing MPHSQTSAPRDSRAGVRLARGASPWLLPTVATAALSLARARRSGAARAVAVPATALAAGMLWFFRDPEREIGSGRVISPADGVVQSIMPWKDGRTRVAIFMSPLNVHVNRAPLAGTVTSVEHIPGGFVPAFNKESENNERVVWHFDTELGDIEMIQIAGAVARRIVPYIPRGTKVEQGDRIGLIRFGSRVDLYLPEGVEVAVEVGQKTVAGVTRIDRD from the coding sequence ATGCCCCACAGCCAAACCTCTGCACCTCGCGACAGCCGAGCCGGCGTCCGTCTCGCGCGCGGAGCATCGCCGTGGCTTCTCCCGACCGTCGCCACCGCAGCCCTCAGCCTGGCCCGCGCCCGCCGCTCCGGCGCGGCCCGGGCCGTGGCCGTGCCCGCCACCGCGCTCGCGGCGGGCATGCTGTGGTTCTTCCGCGACCCCGAGCGCGAGATCGGCTCCGGCCGGGTGATCTCGCCCGCCGACGGCGTGGTGCAGAGCATCATGCCGTGGAAGGACGGCCGCACCCGCGTCGCGATCTTCATGAGCCCGCTGAACGTCCACGTCAACCGCGCGCCCCTCGCGGGCACGGTGACGTCCGTCGAGCACATCCCCGGCGGCTTCGTTCCGGCCTTCAACAAGGAGAGCGAGAACAACGAGCGCGTAGTCTGGCATTTCGACACCGAACTCGGCGACATCGAGATGATCCAGATCGCCGGCGCGGTGGCCCGCCGCATCGTCCCCTACATCCCGCGGGGCACGAAGGTCGAGCAGGGCGACCGAATCGGTCTGATCCGCTTCGGCTCGCGTGTCGACCTCTACCTGCCCGAGGGCGTGGAGGTCGCGGTCGAGGTCGGACAGAAGACCGTGGCTGGGGTGACTCGCATTGACCGTGATTGA
- a CDS encoding protein meaA has translation MTERQPSGSRREKDRPWLMRTYAGHSTAEASNELYRRNLAKGQTGLSVAFDLPTQTGYDPDHILARGEVGRVGVPVAHLGDMRRLFQDIPLEQMNTSMTINATAMWLLALYQVVAEEQGADITKLQGTTQNDIVKEYLSRGTHVFPPGPSLRLTTDMIAYTVSHIPKWNPINICSYHLQEAGATPVQEIAYAMSTAIAVLDAVRDSGQVPQERMGDVVARISFFVNAGVRFIEEMCKMRAFGRIWDKITRERYGIENPKQRRFRYGVQVNSLGLTEAQPENNVQRIVLEMLAVTLSKDARARAVQLPAWNEALGLPRPWDQQWSLRIQQVLAYESDLLEYDDIFEGSKVIEAKVEQLVADALAEIEHIQDMGGAMAAVESGYLKSQLVASHAERRARIESGEEKIVGVNIFEGTEPNPLTADLDTAIQTVDPAVEARVVESLQRWRDTRYQPPFNHPRPCKALERLKEAAKGTENLMEATLECARAGVTTGEWAAALREVFGEYRAPTGVSSAPVAVAAEPGSALADVRARVDATARELGVGKLRFLVGKPGLDGHSNGAEQIAVRARDAGFEVVYQGIRLTPEQIVDAALAEDVHAVGLSILSGSHAQLVPDVLQRLRVAGATDIPVIAGGIIPNGDAEQLKEAGVAAVFTPKDFDITGIIGRIVDEIRKANKLDPLEVPA, from the coding sequence ATGACAGAGCGTCAGCCTTCGGGCAGCCGGAGGGAAAAGGACCGTCCGTGGCTCATGCGGACCTACGCCGGTCACTCGACGGCGGAGGCGTCCAACGAGCTGTACCGGCGCAACCTGGCCAAGGGGCAGACCGGTCTGTCGGTGGCGTTCGACCTGCCGACGCAGACCGGTTACGACCCCGACCACATCCTCGCCCGCGGCGAGGTCGGCCGGGTGGGCGTGCCCGTCGCCCATCTGGGCGACATGCGCCGGCTGTTCCAGGACATCCCCCTGGAGCAGATGAACACCTCGATGACGATCAACGCCACCGCCATGTGGCTGCTGGCGCTCTACCAGGTCGTCGCCGAGGAGCAGGGCGCGGACATCACCAAGCTCCAGGGCACGACCCAGAACGACATCGTCAAGGAGTACCTGTCCCGGGGCACCCATGTGTTCCCGCCGGGGCCGAGCCTCCGCCTGACGACGGACATGATCGCGTACACGGTCTCCCACATCCCGAAGTGGAACCCGATCAACATCTGCAGCTACCACCTGCAGGAGGCCGGGGCCACGCCGGTGCAGGAGATCGCGTACGCGATGTCCACCGCGATCGCCGTCCTCGACGCCGTGCGCGACTCCGGCCAGGTGCCGCAGGAGCGCATGGGCGACGTGGTCGCCCGCATCTCCTTCTTCGTGAACGCGGGCGTCCGCTTCATCGAGGAGATGTGCAAGATGCGGGCGTTCGGCCGCATCTGGGACAAGATCACGCGTGAGCGGTACGGCATCGAGAACCCCAAGCAGCGCCGCTTCCGCTACGGCGTCCAGGTCAACTCGCTCGGCCTGACCGAGGCGCAGCCGGAGAACAACGTCCAGCGGATCGTGCTGGAGATGCTGGCCGTGACGCTGTCCAAGGACGCACGCGCGCGTGCCGTGCAGCTGCCGGCCTGGAACGAGGCCCTCGGCCTGCCCCGCCCCTGGGACCAGCAGTGGAGCCTGCGCATCCAGCAGGTGCTCGCCTACGAGAGCGACCTGCTGGAGTACGACGACATCTTCGAGGGCTCGAAGGTGATCGAGGCGAAGGTGGAGCAGCTGGTCGCGGACGCCCTCGCGGAGATCGAGCACATCCAGGACATGGGCGGCGCGATGGCCGCCGTGGAGTCCGGCTACCTGAAGTCGCAGCTGGTCGCCTCGCACGCCGAGCGCCGGGCCCGGATCGAGTCCGGCGAGGAGAAGATCGTCGGCGTCAACATCTTCGAGGGCACCGAGCCGAACCCGCTCACGGCCGACCTGGACACCGCGATCCAGACGGTCGACCCTGCGGTCGAGGCCCGGGTCGTGGAGTCCCTGCAGCGCTGGCGGGACACCCGCTACCAGCCGCCGTTCAACCACCCGCGCCCCTGCAAGGCGCTGGAGCGGCTGAAGGAGGCCGCCAAGGGCACCGAGAACCTGATGGAGGCCACCCTGGAGTGCGCCCGCGCCGGGGTCACGACCGGCGAGTGGGCGGCGGCCCTGCGCGAGGTCTTCGGCGAGTACCGGGCACCCACCGGGGTGTCCTCCGCGCCGGTGGCCGTCGCCGCCGAGCCGGGCTCCGCGCTCGCCGACGTGCGGGCCAGGGTGGACGCCACCGCCCGTGAGCTGGGCGTCGGCAAGCTGCGCTTCCTGGTCGGCAAGCCGGGCCTGGACGGGCACTCCAACGGCGCCGAGCAGATCGCCGTACGCGCGCGGGACGCCGGCTTCGAGGTGGTCTACCAGGGCATCCGGCTGACGCCCGAGCAGATCGTGGACGCCGCCCTCGCCGAGGACGTGCACGCGGTCGGCCTGTCGATCCTGTCCGGATCGCACGCCCAGCTGGTCCCGGACGTACTCCAGCGGCTGCGTGTGGCCGGTGCCACAGATATACCGGTGATCGCCGGTGGCATCATCCCGAATGGTGACGCCGAGCAGCTCAAGGAAGCCGGAGTGGCCGCCGTCTTCACCCCGAAGGACTTCGACATCACCGGGATCATCGGCCGCATCGTCGACGAGATCCGGAAAGCGAACAAGCTCGACCCTCTGGAGGTCCCCGCATGA
- a CDS encoding HpcH/HpaI aldolase/citrate lyase family protein codes for MTTVNRLRPRRSCLAVPGSNPRFLEKAQGLPADQVFLDLEDACAPLAKPEARHTIVKFLNEGDWTGKTRVVRVNDWTTEWTYRDVVTVVEGAGQNLDCIMLPKVQNAQQVVALDLLLTQIEKTMGFEVGRIGIEAQIENAQGLNNVNEIAQASPRIETIIFGPADFMASINMKSLVVGEQPPGYPADAYHYILMKILMAARANDLQAIDGPYLQIRNVDGFREVAGRAAALGFDGKWVLHPGQVDAANEVFSPSQEDYDHAELILDAYEHYTSEAGGKKGSAMLGDEMIDEASRKMALVIAGKGRAAGMQRTSKFEIPEG; via the coding sequence ATGACGACCGTCAACCGCCTTCGCCCGCGGCGCTCCTGCCTGGCCGTTCCGGGCAGCAACCCGCGCTTCCTGGAGAAGGCGCAGGGCCTCCCGGCGGACCAGGTCTTCCTCGACCTGGAGGACGCCTGTGCGCCGCTCGCCAAGCCCGAGGCGCGGCACACCATCGTCAAGTTCCTCAACGAGGGCGACTGGACGGGCAAGACGCGGGTGGTGCGCGTCAACGACTGGACGACCGAGTGGACGTACCGCGACGTCGTGACGGTCGTCGAGGGCGCCGGCCAGAACCTCGACTGCATCATGCTGCCGAAGGTGCAGAACGCCCAGCAGGTCGTCGCCCTGGACCTGCTGCTCACCCAGATCGAGAAGACCATGGGCTTCGAGGTCGGCCGGATCGGCATCGAGGCGCAGATCGAGAACGCGCAGGGCCTGAACAACGTCAACGAGATCGCGCAGGCCTCGCCGCGCATCGAGACGATCATCTTCGGCCCGGCCGACTTCATGGCGTCCATCAACATGAAGTCCCTCGTCGTGGGCGAGCAGCCGCCCGGCTACCCGGCGGACGCCTACCACTACATCCTGATGAAGATCCTGATGGCCGCCCGCGCCAACGACCTCCAGGCGATCGACGGCCCCTACCTGCAGATCCGCAACGTCGACGGCTTCCGCGAGGTGGCCGGCCGCGCCGCCGCCCTCGGCTTCGACGGCAAGTGGGTGCTGCACCCCGGCCAGGTGGACGCCGCCAACGAGGTCTTCTCGCCCTCCCAGGAGGACTACGACCACGCCGAGCTGATCCTGGACGCGTACGAGCACTACACGTCCGAGGCGGGCGGCAAGAAGGGCTCCGCGATGCTCGGCGACGAGATGATCGACGAGGCCAGCCGGAAGATGGCGCTGGTCATCGCGGGCAAGGGACGCGCCGCCGGCATGCAGCGCACCAGCAAGTTCGAGATCCCGGAGGGCTGA
- a CDS encoding acyl-CoA dehydrogenase family protein — translation MARLAQTAGLTDVQQEILSTVRDFVDKEIIPVATELEHRDEYPQAIVDGLKELGLFGLMIPEEYGGLGESLLTYALCVEEIARGWMSVSGIINTHFIVAYMLKQHGTQEQKDYFLPKMAAGDIRGAFSMSEPGLGSDVSAITSKAVRDGDEYVLNGQKMWLTNGGTSSLVAVLVRSDEGHPEGTAPHKSMTTFLVEKEPGFGEVRPGLTIPGKIEKMGYKGVDTTELIMDGLRVPADRVLGGVTGRGFYQMMDGVEVGRVNVAARGCGVAQRAFELGVQYAQQRHTFGKPIAQHQAIQFKLAEMATKVEAAHAMMVNAARKKDSGQRNDLEAGMAKYLASEYCKEVVEDAFRIHGGYGFSKEYEIERLYREAPMLLIGEGTAEIQKMIIGRRLLEEYRFQG, via the coding sequence ATGGCCCGTCTCGCCCAGACCGCCGGTCTGACCGACGTCCAGCAGGAGATCCTCTCCACCGTCCGGGACTTTGTCGACAAAGAGATCATTCCTGTCGCGACCGAGCTGGAGCACCGCGACGAGTACCCGCAAGCGATCGTGGACGGCCTGAAGGAACTCGGCCTGTTCGGTCTGATGATCCCCGAGGAGTACGGCGGGCTGGGCGAGTCGCTGCTCACCTACGCGCTGTGCGTGGAGGAGATCGCCCGCGGCTGGATGTCGGTGTCCGGGATCATCAACACCCACTTCATCGTCGCGTACATGCTCAAGCAGCACGGCACGCAGGAGCAGAAGGACTACTTCCTGCCGAAGATGGCCGCCGGCGACATCCGGGGCGCCTTCTCCATGTCCGAGCCGGGCCTGGGCTCCGACGTGTCGGCGATCACCTCCAAGGCGGTCAGGGACGGTGACGAGTACGTCCTGAACGGCCAGAAGATGTGGCTGACGAACGGCGGCACCTCCTCCCTGGTGGCCGTTCTCGTCCGCAGTGACGAGGGTCACCCCGAGGGCACGGCCCCGCACAAGTCCATGACGACCTTCCTGGTCGAGAAGGAGCCGGGCTTCGGCGAGGTCCGCCCGGGCCTGACCATCCCCGGCAAGATCGAGAAAATGGGCTACAAGGGCGTCGACACCACCGAGCTGATCATGGACGGCCTGCGGGTACCGGCCGATCGGGTGCTCGGCGGCGTCACCGGCCGAGGTTTTTACCAAATGATGGACGGCGTCGAGGTCGGCCGGGTCAACGTGGCCGCGCGCGGCTGCGGCGTCGCCCAGCGCGCCTTCGAGCTCGGCGTCCAGTACGCCCAGCAGCGGCACACCTTCGGCAAGCCGATCGCCCAGCACCAGGCCATCCAGTTCAAGCTGGCGGAGATGGCGACCAAGGTCGAGGCCGCCCATGCGATGATGGTCAACGCGGCCCGCAAAAAGGACTCCGGCCAGCGAAACGACCTGGAAGCCGGCATGGCGAAGTACCTGGCCTCCGAGTACTGCAAGGAGGTCGTGGAGGACGCCTTCCGGATCCACGGCGGCTACGGCTTCTCCAAGGAGTACGAGATCGAGCGCCTGTACCGCGAGGCCCCGATGCTGCTCATCGGTGAGGGCACCGCCGAGATCCAGAAAATGATCATCGGGCGCAGACTGCTCGAAGAGTATCGATTCCAGGGCTGA
- a CDS encoding 3-hydroxyacyl-CoA dehydrogenase family protein — protein sequence MATPLSPQSGTPQPLKTIAVVGLGTMGTGITEVLAKAGREVIGIDISEAQAARCVATLEARTAHCVERGRLTEQERADALARVRTGTDLAAAADADLVIEVAPESYEIKHRIFRELDGIVRPETILATGTNALSVTRLAADSARPERVLGLHFFNPAPAMKLVEVVSSVLTAPGAVAAVTDLAIELGKEPVAVGDRPGFVADGLLFGYLNQAAAMYESRYASREDIDAAMRLGCGLPMGPLALLDLIGIDTARTVLEAMYAESRDRLHAPAPILKQLSEAGLTGRKAGRGFYTYAAPGSATVVPDALTPAEGGSAVRGREVRSVGVAGSGTMASGIAEVFAKAGYGVVLAARSEEKAQAAKARIGKSLSRSVDKGRLTAEAAAQILDRITPAGSYDAFADVELAVEAIAEDLEVKRQLFATLDKVCKPGAVLATTTSSLPVVACARATSRPQDVIGMHFFNPAPAMKLVEVVRTVLTGDDVHATVREVCTKIKKHAVDCGDRAGFIVNALLFPYLNNAIKMVEEHYASLDDIDAAMKLGGGYPMGPFELLDVVGLDVSLAIEQVLHREFRDPGLAPAPLLEHLVAAGCLGRKTGRGFREYARR from the coding sequence ATGGCCACTCCCCTGTCCCCCCAGTCCGGCACCCCGCAGCCCCTGAAGACGATCGCCGTGGTCGGCCTCGGCACCATGGGCACCGGTATCACCGAGGTCCTCGCCAAGGCGGGCCGCGAGGTGATCGGCATCGACATCAGCGAGGCCCAGGCCGCCCGCTGCGTCGCCACCCTTGAGGCCCGCACCGCCCACTGCGTGGAGCGCGGCCGGCTCACCGAGCAGGAGCGCGCCGACGCCCTGGCCCGGGTGCGCACCGGCACCGACCTCGCGGCGGCGGCCGACGCCGACCTCGTCATCGAGGTGGCCCCGGAGTCGTACGAGATCAAGCACCGGATCTTCCGCGAGCTGGACGGCATCGTCCGTCCCGAGACGATCCTCGCGACCGGCACCAACGCCCTGTCCGTGACCCGTCTCGCGGCCGACTCGGCCCGCCCCGAGCGCGTGCTCGGCCTGCACTTCTTCAACCCGGCGCCGGCGATGAAGCTCGTCGAGGTCGTCTCGTCCGTGCTGACCGCGCCGGGCGCCGTCGCCGCCGTCACCGACCTCGCCATCGAGCTGGGCAAGGAGCCGGTCGCCGTCGGCGACCGGCCCGGTTTCGTCGCGGACGGCCTGCTGTTCGGCTACCTCAACCAGGCCGCCGCGATGTACGAGTCGCGTTACGCCTCCCGCGAGGACATCGACGCGGCGATGCGGCTCGGCTGCGGCCTGCCGATGGGCCCGCTCGCGCTGCTGGACCTGATCGGCATCGACACCGCCCGTACGGTCCTGGAGGCCATGTACGCCGAGTCCCGCGACCGGCTGCACGCCCCGGCCCCGATCCTGAAGCAGCTCAGCGAGGCGGGCCTGACCGGCCGCAAGGCGGGACGCGGCTTCTACACCTACGCCGCCCCGGGGAGCGCCACCGTCGTGCCGGACGCGCTGACCCCGGCCGAGGGCGGCTCGGCGGTCCGGGGACGCGAGGTCCGCTCGGTGGGCGTCGCCGGCTCCGGCACCATGGCCTCCGGCATCGCCGAGGTGTTCGCCAAGGCGGGCTACGGCGTGGTGCTGGCCGCCCGCAGCGAGGAGAAGGCGCAGGCCGCCAAGGCCCGTATCGGCAAGTCGCTTTCGCGTTCTGTCGACAAGGGGCGGCTGACCGCCGAGGCAGCCGCGCAGATCCTGGACCGGATCACCCCGGCCGGCTCCTACGACGCCTTCGCGGACGTCGAACTGGCCGTCGAGGCGATCGCCGAGGACCTGGAGGTCAAGCGGCAGCTGTTCGCCACGCTGGACAAGGTCTGCAAGCCCGGCGCGGTCCTCGCCACCACCACCTCCTCGCTGCCCGTCGTCGCCTGCGCCCGCGCCACCTCGCGCCCGCAGGACGTGATCGGCATGCACTTCTTCAACCCGGCGCCCGCGATGAAGCTGGTCGAGGTCGTGCGGACCGTGCTGACCGGCGACGACGTCCACGCCACCGTCCGCGAGGTCTGCACGAAGATCAAGAAGCACGCGGTGGACTGCGGCGACCGGGCCGGCTTCATCGTGAACGCGCTGCTGTTCCCGTACCTCAACAACGCGATCAAGATGGTCGAGGAGCACTACGCTTCCCTGGACGACATCGACGCGGCCATGAAGCTCGGCGGCGGCTACCCCATGGGCCCCTTCGAGCTGCTGGACGTGGTCGGGCTGGACGTCTCGCTGGCCATCGAGCAGGTGCTGCACCGCGAGTTCCGCGATCCGGGCCTGGCCCCGGCGCCGCTGCTGGAGCACCTGGTGGCCGCGGGCTGCCTCGGCCGCAAGACCGGCCGCGGCTTCCGCGAGTATGCCCGGCGTTGA
- a CDS encoding MaoC family dehydratase, whose product MQFGRTYEEFEVGATYKHWPGKTVTEYDDHLFCLLTMNHHPLHMDVNYAEKTTDFGKNVVVGNYVYSLLLGMSVPDISGKAIANLEIESLKHVAPTFHGDTIYGETTVLDKWPSKSKNDRGIVYVETKGYKQDGTLVCVFRRKVMVPTETYIKERGGEQPGRPELKQQEK is encoded by the coding sequence ATGCAGTTCGGACGGACCTACGAGGAGTTCGAGGTCGGGGCGACGTACAAGCACTGGCCGGGCAAGACGGTCACGGAGTACGACGACCACCTGTTCTGTCTCCTCACCATGAACCACCACCCGCTCCACATGGACGTCAACTATGCGGAGAAGACGACGGACTTCGGCAAGAACGTCGTCGTCGGGAACTACGTCTACTCCCTCCTGCTGGGCATGAGCGTGCCGGACATCTCCGGCAAGGCGATCGCCAACCTGGAGATCGAGTCGCTCAAGCACGTGGCGCCGACCTTCCACGGCGACACGATCTACGGCGAGACGACCGTCCTCGACAAGTGGCCGTCGAAGTCGAAGAACGACCGCGGCATCGTCTACGTCGAGACCAAGGGCTACAAGCAGGACGGCACCCTGGTGTGCGTCTTCCGCCGCAAGGTGATGGTGCCCACCGAGACGTACATCAAGGAGCGCGGCGGCGAGCAGCCGGGCCGCCCGGAACTCAAGCAGCAGGAGAAGTAG
- a CDS encoding adenylosuccinate lyase, with the protein MDEELRSLTERLRQESRGTAAFDRLLATEDHDELAEVLTAPGQPLWARELAAFRLGVAGDRRAFESLVLLLNHRDPPRCASAAHALARLGDPRTARAAAALATNELRVAYALHPVRLLTELRAPESVPALITTLERRLRPHDPYRRVALACVEGLGALGDPRARRVLTEALAQPALAEAAARALARIPPQRTEVT; encoded by the coding sequence GTGGACGAAGAGTTGCGATCGCTCACGGAGCGCTTACGGCAGGAGTCGCGCGGCACGGCGGCGTTCGACCGGCTGCTGGCGACCGAGGACCACGACGAACTCGCCGAGGTGCTCACGGCGCCCGGACAGCCGCTGTGGGCCAGGGAGCTGGCCGCGTTCCGGCTCGGTGTCGCCGGCGACCGGCGCGCCTTCGAGTCCCTGGTGCTGCTGCTCAACCACCGCGACCCCCCGCGCTGCGCCTCCGCCGCCCACGCCCTCGCCCGCCTGGGCGACCCCCGCACGGCCCGCGCGGCGGCGGCCCTCGCCACCAACGAACTCCGCGTGGCCTACGCCCTGCACCCGGTACGGCTGCTGACCGAGCTGCGCGCCCCGGAATCCGTGCCCGCGCTGATCACCACCCTGGAGCGCCGCCTGCGCCCGCACGACCCCTACCGCCGCGTCGCCCTCGCCTGCGTGGAGGGCCTCGGCGCCCTCGGCGACCCCCGGGCCCGCCGCGTCCTCACCGAGGCCCTGGCCCAGCCGGCCCTCGCCGAGGCGGCGGCACGGGCACTGGCGCGGATCCCCCCGCAGCGCACAGAGGTGACCTGA
- a CDS encoding GNAT family N-acetyltransferase, translating to MGLADCGRVSEIRVRGWQHAYRGLMPQSYLDGLSVAADAERRRSWFAQRDGSVVNLVAEHAGEILGWAAYGPYRDGDVRTADAELYALYADPAHLGRGIGRALLSASLERCAAFPRMFLWVLKENAAARRFYERAGFRADGAEEPFEVDGVPVPEVRYAKVLSG from the coding sequence ATGGGCCTCGCCGACTGCGGGCGCGTCTCCGAGATCCGGGTCCGGGGCTGGCAGCACGCCTACCGGGGGTTGATGCCGCAGTCGTATCTCGACGGGCTCAGCGTCGCGGCGGACGCCGAGCGGCGGCGGAGCTGGTTCGCGCAGAGGGACGGGTCCGTGGTGAACCTGGTCGCCGAGCACGCGGGCGAGATCCTCGGCTGGGCGGCGTACGGACCGTACCGGGACGGTGACGTGCGCACGGCGGACGCGGAGTTGTACGCCCTCTACGCCGATCCGGCGCACCTCGGCCGCGGTATCGGACGGGCGCTGCTGTCGGCGTCACTGGAGCGGTGCGCCGCCTTTCCCCGCATGTTCCTGTGGGTCCTGAAGGAGAACGCCGCGGCGCGCCGGTTCTACGAACGCGCCGGATTCCGTGCGGACGGCGCCGAGGAGCCCTTCGAGGTGGACGGGGTGCCCGTGCCAGAGGTCCGCTACGCGAAGGTACTGAGCGGCTGA
- a CDS encoding TetR family transcriptional regulator, whose translation MSQPAKSSRTPATPDAPESAAGSRAAAQRLKMRRELAAAAMELFATKGYEATTVDEIAAAAGVARRTFFRHFRSKEEAIFPDHDDTLIRVEAVLNAAPAHEHPLDAVCRGIKEVMKMYAAAPEVSVARYKLTREVPTLREAEIASVARYERLFTRYLLGHFDERAHADDANDDPLLAEVAASAVVTAHNHVLRRWLRAGGQGDVEAQLDHAFAIVRKTFGNGIGAGRGTAPRPAASTASAQGEVLVTVARTDAPLHEVMRTIEQALKER comes from the coding sequence ATGTCCCAGCCCGCCAAGTCCTCACGTACACCAGCTACGCCCGACGCGCCGGAAAGTGCCGCAGGCAGTCGCGCCGCCGCCCAGCGGCTCAAGATGCGCCGAGAACTGGCGGCGGCAGCGATGGAGCTCTTCGCGACCAAGGGGTACGAGGCGACCACCGTCGACGAGATCGCGGCCGCGGCCGGCGTCGCCCGCCGTACCTTCTTCCGTCACTTCCGTTCCAAGGAAGAGGCGATCTTCCCGGACCACGACGACACGCTGATCCGCGTCGAGGCGGTCCTGAACGCCGCTCCCGCGCACGAGCATCCGCTCGACGCGGTGTGCCGCGGCATCAAGGAAGTCATGAAGATGTACGCGGCCGCCCCGGAGGTCTCGGTCGCCCGCTACAAGCTCACCCGCGAGGTGCCCACCCTGCGGGAGGCCGAGATCGCGTCGGTGGCCCGCTACGAGCGTCTGTTCACCCGCTACCTCCTCGGCCACTTCGACGAGCGCGCGCACGCCGACGACGCCAACGACGACCCGCTGCTGGCCGAGGTGGCCGCCTCCGCGGTCGTCACCGCCCACAACCACGTGCTGCGGCGCTGGCTGCGCGCGGGCGGCCAGGGGGACGTCGAGGCACAGCTGGACCACGCCTTCGCCATCGTGCGCAAGACGTTCGGCAACGGGATCGGCGCGGGACGCGGCACGGCGCCGCGTCCGGCCGCCTCCACGGCGTCCGCGCAGGGCGAGGTGCTGGTGACGGTCGCCCGCACCGACGCCCCGCTGCACGAGGTCATGCGCACCATCGAGCAGGCGCTCAAGGAGCGCTGA